One region of Priestia megaterium genomic DNA includes:
- a CDS encoding staygreen family protein: MSSFNSSKLSTTLIPPATSSYPVSGRKYTLTHSDTTGQLFLSIGCSYNNKAIDKNMRDEVLAALHVTDRQAVIQGEVFVSGGEFSREQAQLRYHIFRRELPLALEAIFYGDQVFFQHYPDLLNTPIYIYFVSTYQEFRGWSYYQTPKFYLKQTCSS; the protein is encoded by the coding sequence ATGAGTTCGTTTAATTCTTCAAAACTCTCTACGACTCTCATTCCCCCTGCTACTTCCTCCTATCCGGTTTCTGGAAGAAAATATACTCTTACTCATTCTGATACAACCGGTCAGCTTTTTTTAAGCATCGGATGCTCATATAACAACAAGGCGATAGATAAAAATATGCGTGATGAAGTACTAGCTGCTCTTCACGTAACAGACCGACAAGCAGTTATTCAAGGCGAAGTTTTTGTTAGCGGAGGTGAGTTCAGCCGCGAGCAAGCACAGCTTCGTTATCACATTTTCCGCCGGGAGCTTCCGCTTGCTTTAGAAGCAATATTTTACGGAGACCAAGTGTTTTTTCAACATTATCCAGACTTGCTAAATACACCGATTTACATTTATTTTGTATCGACTTATCAAGAATTTAGAGGGTGGTCCTATTATCAAACCCCTAAATTTTATTTAAAACAAACATGCAGCAGCTAG
- a CDS encoding methyltransferase, translating to MNEQYYDALLNIKTTGEQKGFNDSFHYHRYEPTPYSALEALFSQYELTSSDRIVDFGCGKGRLNFYVNYLCNATAVGIEMNEHFYEQAIDNQRRYLKKAKGRKSHIYFQCCLAQEYKIHPLDNCFYFFNPFSVQIFIQVVNNILLSWEENKREIDLILYYSSEDYLHHLEKHPSFILKEEVMLPELNRKNPYERFLIYKVAY from the coding sequence ATGAATGAACAATATTATGACGCTTTATTAAATATAAAAACAACGGGAGAACAAAAGGGATTTAATGATTCATTTCATTACCATCGTTATGAACCCACGCCTTATAGTGCATTAGAAGCACTTTTCAGTCAGTATGAGCTAACAAGCAGCGATAGAATTGTCGACTTCGGGTGTGGGAAAGGAAGGCTGAATTTTTATGTGAACTACCTATGTAATGCCACCGCTGTAGGGATAGAAATGAATGAGCACTTCTATGAGCAGGCCATAGATAATCAGAGGCGCTATTTAAAAAAAGCCAAGGGCCGAAAAAGTCATATTTATTTTCAGTGTTGTTTAGCCCAGGAATATAAGATTCACCCACTAGACAACTGCTTTTATTTTTTTAATCCTTTTTCAGTTCAAATTTTTATCCAAGTAGTGAACAATATTTTGCTTTCGTGGGAAGAGAATAAGCGCGAGATTGATTTAATTTTGTATTATAGCTCAGAGGATTATCTTCATCATCTCGAAAAACACCCTTCTTTCATTTTAAAAGAAGAGGTAATGCTGCCAGAGTTGAATCGTAAAAATCCATATGAACGGTTTTTGATTTATAAAGTAGCTTATTAA
- a CDS encoding small acid-soluble spore protein H — MDKQRAKQIADSPVMANVTYNDTAVYIQHVSEENDTARIYPLGQPENEQNVAVSQLVEN; from the coding sequence GTGGACAAGCAGCGAGCAAAACAAATTGCTGATTCACCCGTTATGGCTAACGTTACGTATAACGATACGGCCGTTTATATTCAACATGTAAGCGAAGAAAATGATACGGCAAGAATTTATCCGCTAGGTCAGCCGGAAAATGAACAAAATGTTGCGGTGAGTCAATTAGTAGAGAATTAA
- the gltD gene encoding glutamate synthase small subunit yields MGKPTGFMEIKREKGKERDPLKRLGDWKEYAAPLSDEALSRQGARCMDCGTPFCHMGMDINAFTSGCPIYNLIPEWNDLVYKGRWKEALERLMKTNNFPEFTGRVCPAPCEGSCTLAISDPAVSIKNIERAIIDKGFENGWITPRIPEKRTGKKIAVIGSGPAGLASADQLNQAGHSVTVYERADRAGGLLTYGIPNMKLDKEVVERRVRLLTQEGIDFVTNTEVGKDITAEELKEQYDAVILCTGAQKQRDLVLEGREAKGVHFAMDYLTTSTKSLLDSNFKDGQFIDAEGKDVIVIGGGDTGADCVATALRQKCRSVVQFGKHPQLPAERTADNMWPEYPHVFNLEYAYEEAQAKFGDDPREYSIQTKKIVADEQGNLKELHTVQMEKVKGENGQYIFTEIPGTEKVWPAQLVFIAIGFEGPEHPVLSAFGVETKNRRVDAAYGNYKTNVEGVFAAGDARRGQSLIVWAIHEGREVAKQVDSHLMGATVLP; encoded by the coding sequence ATGGGAAAACCAACAGGATTTATGGAAATCAAACGTGAAAAAGGGAAGGAACGTGACCCGTTAAAACGTTTAGGTGATTGGAAAGAGTATGCTGCTCCTTTATCTGATGAAGCGCTAAGCCGTCAAGGAGCACGATGTATGGATTGTGGCACACCTTTTTGCCACATGGGAATGGATATTAATGCTTTTACTTCTGGATGTCCAATCTATAACTTAATTCCAGAGTGGAATGATTTAGTTTATAAAGGACGCTGGAAAGAAGCTTTAGAGCGTTTAATGAAAACGAACAACTTCCCGGAGTTTACAGGACGCGTTTGTCCTGCTCCGTGTGAAGGTTCCTGTACGCTTGCTATTTCAGATCCAGCGGTTTCGATCAAGAATATCGAACGCGCTATTATTGATAAAGGCTTTGAGAATGGGTGGATTACTCCGCGTATTCCGGAGAAAAGAACAGGCAAAAAAATTGCTGTTATTGGCTCTGGGCCAGCAGGCTTAGCGAGCGCAGATCAGCTGAATCAAGCGGGTCATTCAGTAACGGTATATGAAAGAGCAGATCGTGCCGGTGGTTTATTAACATATGGAATTCCGAATATGAAGCTAGATAAAGAAGTAGTGGAAAGACGTGTTCGCTTATTGACACAAGAAGGTATTGATTTTGTAACGAATACGGAAGTTGGAAAAGACATTACTGCTGAAGAGTTAAAAGAACAATATGATGCTGTCATTTTGTGTACAGGAGCTCAGAAGCAAAGAGATCTAGTATTAGAAGGCCGTGAAGCAAAAGGAGTTCACTTTGCAATGGACTACTTAACAACTTCAACAAAAAGCCTTTTAGATTCTAACTTCAAAGATGGTCAATTTATTGATGCTGAAGGAAAAGACGTTATTGTTATTGGAGGCGGAGACACGGGAGCTGACTGTGTAGCTACTGCTCTTCGTCAAAAATGCCGCAGCGTTGTTCAGTTTGGTAAACATCCTCAGCTTCCTGCTGAGCGTACGGCAGATAATATGTGGCCTGAATATCCACATGTATTTAATCTTGAATATGCTTATGAAGAAGCACAGGCGAAATTTGGGGACGATCCACGTGAATATTCAATTCAAACGAAAAAAATCGTGGCAGATGAGCAAGGCAATCTGAAAGAACTTCATACGGTTCAAATGGAAAAAGTAAAAGGTGAAAATGGACAGTACATCTTTACCGAAATTCCAGGAACAGAAAAAGTATGGCCAGCTCAGCTTGTCTTTATTGCGATTGGGTTTGAAGGTCCAGAGCATCCGGTCCTATCAGCGTTTGGTGTTGAAACGAAAAATCGTCGCGTAGATGCAGCGTATGGAAATTACAAAACAAATGTTGAAGGTGTTTTTGCTGCTGGTGATGCTCGTCGTGGGCAAAGTTTAATCGTATGGGCTATTCATGAAGGTCGTGAAGTAGCTAAACAAGTTGATAGCCATCTAATGGGAGCAACTGTATTACCATAA
- a CDS encoding MerR family transcriptional regulator: MSELKIDDVAKQSGLTKRTIRYYEQIGLMPAPPRSEGGFRLYTEEHVEFLKKITNAKEVMGFSLQELQEFLALSDTLEIQKMDYRQVKGTSQQKEKLEQVLHTVEEQLKLIEQKKKNILKVESDLLSLRDRAKAAIVKFEQEES; the protein is encoded by the coding sequence ATGAGTGAACTAAAAATAGATGATGTAGCGAAGCAAAGCGGTTTAACAAAACGTACGATTCGTTATTATGAACAAATTGGACTGATGCCAGCACCTCCAAGAAGTGAAGGTGGATTTCGTCTGTACACGGAAGAACACGTAGAATTCTTAAAGAAAATTACGAATGCCAAAGAAGTCATGGGTTTTTCACTTCAAGAATTACAGGAATTTCTTGCTTTAAGTGATACTCTTGAAATACAAAAGATGGATTATAGGCAAGTGAAAGGAACAAGTCAACAAAAAGAAAAGTTAGAGCAAGTGTTACATACGGTAGAAGAGCAGCTCAAGCTGATTGAACAGAAAAAGAAAAACATCTTAAAAGTAGAGTCTGACCTTCTGTCACTGAGAGATCGTGCTAAGGCTGCAATTGTAAAATTCGAGCAGGAAGAATCATAA
- a CDS encoding LysR family transcriptional regulator has protein sequence MELRQLRYFMEVAKREHVSEAAEYLHVAQSAISRQIANLESELGVSLFKREGRNVKLTAIGKVFLEHTETAMKAIDYAKEQIDEYLDPERGTIKIGFPTSLASHLLPTIISAFKEEHPNVAFHLRQGSYKFLIESVKKRDINIAFLGPVPVEDQSIEGHILFTENLLALVPSHHPLAERDNIRLRDLRNEDFVLFPKGFILHKMAFDACKQAGFMPNISSEGEDLDAIKGLVSAGIGVTLLPESTVSETTPRFTTKLPIHTPQLQRTVGMIIPRNRDLAPSDKIFYKFVKTFFERLEQYK, from the coding sequence ATGGAACTGCGTCAATTACGCTATTTTATGGAAGTTGCAAAAAGAGAACACGTATCTGAGGCCGCAGAATATCTGCATGTAGCTCAATCAGCAATCAGCCGTCAAATCGCGAACCTGGAATCTGAGCTAGGTGTTAGTTTATTCAAACGTGAAGGAAGAAATGTCAAGTTAACAGCAATAGGAAAAGTCTTTCTTGAGCATACGGAGACGGCTATGAAAGCTATTGACTATGCGAAAGAACAAATTGATGAATACTTGGATCCCGAAAGAGGAACGATTAAAATCGGATTTCCAACAAGCCTTGCTAGTCATCTTCTTCCTACTATTATATCAGCCTTTAAAGAAGAACACCCAAATGTTGCTTTTCATCTTAGACAAGGTTCGTACAAATTTTTAATTGAATCGGTTAAAAAAAGAGATATCAATATCGCTTTTTTAGGCCCTGTACCTGTAGAAGATCAGAGTATTGAAGGGCATATTCTATTCACTGAAAATCTTTTAGCCCTTGTTCCTTCTCATCACCCGCTCGCTGAACGGGATAACATTCGGCTGCGGGATTTAAGAAATGAAGATTTTGTGCTATTTCCAAAAGGATTCATTTTACATAAAATGGCCTTTGACGCTTGCAAACAAGCAGGATTCATGCCCAATATTTCATCTGAAGGAGAAGATTTAGATGCGATTAAAGGTCTTGTATCCGCAGGAATTGGCGTGACGCTTCTTCCTGAAAGTACAGTGTCTGAAACGACTCCTCGTTTTACGACTAAACTTCCTATTCATACGCCGCAGCTTCAGCGGACAGTCGGAATGATTATTCCTAGAAATCGTGATTTAGCACCTTCTGATAAAATTTTTTATAAGTTTGTCAAAACCTTTTTTGAACGTTTGGAACAGTATAAATAA
- a CDS encoding DUF3900 domain-containing protein: MDFKINFLSFYVIQVEGKEEQASKQYKHFQTLDTEEYEESSIKDFLDGEFKKIVKRKVERHPKAEQVPTKLGYFIVEPGHALDSNPNYNLFHRTRFATTKEEFEENSEQFINAYLDTAAVRGGAFLVVSAVPRKYFDHAFVFILKCDFEPKVASISDESTLIRHVEMAITTKNMKSIQYPYMPEEGMVEESELVIHQASHARYFEDFLKFIDYNEPMPEIMKTQVMDMVREHVSETLEAESVELEQFESDMELWATSEKRELQERLDTHQVMEAAAHIVEHTPDAELKMKLGETEIKGLLADFGENIHLAKVNGRYVALIEAESILFEKGASPIEFHKPGDLHGIIEKINSKKWEE, translated from the coding sequence ATGGATTTTAAAATTAATTTTTTATCATTTTACGTAATACAAGTAGAAGGAAAAGAAGAACAGGCCTCTAAACAATATAAGCATTTTCAAACGCTTGATACGGAAGAATATGAAGAAAGTTCCATTAAAGATTTTTTAGACGGTGAATTTAAAAAAATTGTAAAGCGCAAAGTAGAGCGACACCCCAAAGCAGAACAAGTGCCTACAAAGCTCGGGTATTTTATAGTTGAACCGGGACACGCTCTCGACTCAAACCCTAATTATAATTTATTTCACCGCACTCGTTTTGCCACAACCAAAGAAGAATTTGAAGAAAACAGCGAACAGTTTATCAATGCATACCTTGATACTGCAGCCGTTCGAGGAGGAGCATTTTTAGTGGTATCTGCTGTTCCAAGAAAATATTTTGATCATGCTTTTGTGTTTATTTTAAAATGTGACTTCGAACCAAAAGTGGCTTCAATTTCAGATGAATCAACCCTTATTCGTCACGTAGAAATGGCGATTACTACTAAAAACATGAAATCCATTCAATACCCATACATGCCTGAAGAAGGCATGGTGGAAGAAAGCGAACTCGTTATCCACCAAGCGTCTCACGCCCGTTATTTTGAAGACTTTTTGAAATTCATTGATTACAACGAGCCCATGCCTGAGATTATGAAAACACAAGTGATGGATATGGTGCGTGAACACGTCAGCGAAACGCTTGAAGCAGAAAGCGTAGAGCTTGAACAGTTTGAATCAGACATGGAACTGTGGGCAACAAGCGAAAAGCGTGAGCTTCAAGAACGTTTGGATACCCATCAAGTCATGGAAGCCGCTGCTCATATCGTCGAGCATACGCCTGATGCCGAGCTAAAAATGAAGCTTGGCGAAACCGAGATTAAAGGACTGTTAGCTGATTTTGGGGAGAATATTCACTTAGCGAAAGTGAACGGACGCTACGTGGCGTTAATTGAAGCGGAATCGATTCTGTTTGAAAAAGGCGCGTCTCCGATTGAGTTTCATAAGCCTGGTGATTTGCACGGGATTATTGAGAAGATTAACAGTAAGAAATGGGAAGAATAA
- the gltB gene encoding glutamate synthase large subunit, whose translation MTYNQMPKAQGLYRPEFEHDACGIGLYAQLKGVASHDIVKKGLNMLCQLDHRGGQGSDPLTGDGAGLMVQIPHAFFKKTCVELNLPENGRYGVGMIFFSNNEDERREIEAYINKLIEEEGQTLLGWRTVPVNVGKIGKVAKESCPYVRQVFIGANDSIQDDLAFERKLYVIRKQAENWAQARQNRFYFTSLSSRTIVYKGLLTPEQVDAFYLDLQDEDFTSAFALVHSRFSTNTFPSWERAHPNRYLIHNGEINTLRGNQNWMRAREQQFVSDAFGKDLPKVLPILDAEGSDSSMLDNALEFFVLAGRKPAHAAMMLIPEPWSENPHMSKEKRAFYEYHSALMEPWDGPTAISFTDGKQIGAILDRNGLRPARYYVTKDDYIILSSEVGVIDVEDENVLYKDRLSPGKMLLIDLEEGRIISDEEIKSEMAQAEPYQEWLDEQLVTLPEVQEEKSEYFDDLVIRQKSFGYTYEDIHKYLVPVITEGKDPLGSMGNDTPLAVLSDRPQSLFNYFKQLFAQVTNPPIDAIREQLVTSTMTLLGAEGNLLHPTKENIHRIQLETPVLTNDQTHQLKSAIHPDFKSAVISAVFTNDLKADLDRVFAEAEAAINAGASILVLTDREAGAHSVAIPALLAVSGLHQHLVRKGNRTKASIVVETGEAREVHHFAALIGYGADAINPYLTFATYQNEINAGTLNVSYDYAVEKYVKAVTEGVVKVMSKMGISTVQSYRGAQIFEAVGISAEVIEQYFTGTASQLGGIGLDVIAKEAKTRHDNAYVETIEQTLESGSDFQWRHTGEHHAFNPKTIHTLQWACRKGDYSLFKKFSESANEERIGFLRNLFSFNGTRSSISIDEVESVDSIVKRFKSGAMSFGSLSQEAHETLAIAMNRLGARSNSGEGGEHPSRYTVDENGDNRRSAIKQIASGRFGVKSHYLVNADELQIKMAQGAKPGEGGQLPGNKVYPWVADVRGSTPGVGLISPPPHHDIYSIEDLAQLIHDLKNINRDARISVKLVSKAGVGTIAAGVAKGVADVIVISGYDGGTGASPKTSIKHTGLPWELGLAEAHQTLMLNGLREKVVLETDGKLMTGKDVVMAALLGAEEFGFATAPLIVLGCIMMRACHLDTCPVGVATQNPELRKKFLGEADHIVNYMKFVAQEVREIMAELGFKTVDEMVGRTDVLSVSERAKNHWKAQHLDLTTLLYQAEGVRTFKTPQNHKIDESLDMQKILPAVQQAIEHKYQVELELPISNINRVAGTIVGSEVTKRYGEKGLPEDTITLRFTGSAGQSFGAFVPKGMSMYLTGDANDYIGKGLSGGKIIVAPPKETTAVSGENVIVGNVAFYGATSGEAYVSGLAGERFAVRNSGVNVVVEGIGDHGCEYMTGGRVVVLGDVGKNFGAGMSGGIAYVFADDQEAFKNLCNKDMIGFESLKGEEAEEVKEMIANHLKYTDSHKAAFVLENWEESLSKFVKVIPNDYKRMMNRIEEQKAAGLTEEEAAMSAFEENAKQEKKASAKQQEAVAQ comes from the coding sequence ATGACATACAATCAAATGCCAAAAGCTCAAGGTCTCTACCGTCCTGAATTTGAGCACGATGCATGTGGAATCGGACTATACGCTCAATTGAAAGGCGTAGCGTCACATGATATCGTTAAAAAAGGACTAAACATGCTTTGCCAGCTTGACCATCGAGGCGGACAGGGAAGTGATCCGCTAACAGGAGATGGAGCTGGATTAATGGTACAAATTCCACACGCGTTCTTTAAAAAGACATGCGTTGAACTGAACTTGCCAGAAAACGGTCGTTATGGAGTTGGAATGATCTTTTTCTCAAATAATGAAGACGAGCGTCGAGAAATTGAAGCTTATATTAATAAATTAATTGAAGAAGAGGGACAAACGTTATTAGGTTGGAGAACTGTGCCTGTAAATGTCGGAAAAATCGGAAAAGTTGCAAAAGAAAGCTGTCCATACGTACGACAAGTATTTATTGGGGCAAATGACAGTATTCAAGATGACTTAGCGTTTGAGCGCAAGCTATATGTTATTCGTAAGCAAGCGGAAAATTGGGCGCAGGCACGTCAAAACCGTTTTTATTTTACAAGTCTTTCAAGCAGAACAATTGTGTACAAAGGGTTGTTAACACCTGAACAAGTGGATGCTTTTTATCTTGACCTACAAGATGAAGACTTTACTTCAGCGTTTGCTTTAGTGCATTCTCGCTTTAGCACAAACACGTTCCCAAGCTGGGAAAGAGCACATCCAAACCGTTATTTAATTCACAACGGTGAAATCAATACGCTTCGCGGTAATCAAAACTGGATGAGAGCGCGTGAACAGCAGTTTGTTTCGGACGCATTTGGTAAGGATTTGCCGAAGGTTCTTCCAATTTTAGATGCTGAAGGAAGCGACTCATCCATGTTAGATAATGCGCTAGAGTTCTTTGTATTGGCCGGCCGCAAGCCAGCCCATGCAGCGATGATGCTTATTCCAGAGCCTTGGTCTGAGAATCCGCACATGTCAAAAGAAAAACGTGCTTTCTATGAGTATCATAGCGCATTAATGGAGCCATGGGATGGTCCGACTGCTATTTCGTTTACGGATGGAAAGCAAATCGGTGCTATTTTAGACCGTAACGGTTTACGTCCAGCTCGCTATTATGTTACAAAAGATGATTACATCATACTTTCATCAGAAGTAGGCGTCATTGATGTTGAAGATGAAAATGTGTTATATAAAGATCGTTTAAGCCCAGGTAAAATGCTTCTAATCGATTTAGAAGAAGGCCGAATTATTTCAGATGAAGAAATTAAATCTGAAATGGCACAGGCTGAGCCTTATCAAGAATGGTTAGATGAACAGCTGGTAACGTTGCCAGAAGTGCAGGAAGAAAAATCTGAATACTTCGATGATTTGGTCATTCGCCAGAAGTCATTTGGCTACACGTATGAAGATATTCATAAATATTTAGTTCCAGTTATTACAGAAGGAAAAGATCCGCTTGGTTCAATGGGTAATGATACTCCATTAGCCGTGTTGTCTGATCGTCCTCAATCGCTGTTCAATTACTTTAAGCAGCTGTTTGCTCAAGTAACGAACCCACCGATTGACGCTATTCGTGAACAGTTGGTTACATCAACAATGACGTTGCTTGGTGCAGAAGGGAATTTACTGCATCCAACCAAAGAAAATATTCATCGAATTCAGCTTGAGACGCCGGTTTTAACAAACGATCAAACTCATCAGCTGAAGTCTGCCATTCATCCAGATTTCAAAAGTGCTGTTATTTCTGCGGTGTTCACAAATGATTTAAAAGCAGATCTTGATCGCGTATTTGCTGAAGCTGAAGCGGCAATTAACGCAGGAGCTAGCATCCTTGTTCTGACAGACCGTGAAGCGGGAGCTCACTCTGTAGCCATTCCAGCTTTATTAGCGGTTAGCGGGCTGCACCAGCACCTAGTGCGAAAAGGAAACCGTACAAAGGCGAGCATTGTAGTGGAAACAGGAGAAGCGCGCGAAGTGCACCATTTTGCAGCACTGATTGGTTACGGAGCAGACGCAATCAATCCATATCTTACTTTTGCAACATATCAAAATGAAATTAACGCAGGTACGTTGAACGTATCGTATGACTATGCTGTTGAGAAATATGTAAAAGCCGTTACTGAAGGTGTTGTAAAAGTAATGTCTAAAATGGGCATTTCAACGGTGCAAAGTTATCGGGGCGCACAAATTTTTGAAGCAGTTGGAATCAGTGCAGAGGTTATCGAGCAATATTTTACAGGTACTGCCTCGCAACTTGGCGGTATCGGTTTAGATGTTATTGCAAAAGAAGCGAAAACGCGTCACGACAATGCTTATGTTGAAACAATTGAGCAAACGTTAGAGTCAGGAAGCGACTTCCAGTGGAGACACACGGGCGAGCATCATGCGTTTAATCCAAAAACAATTCACACGCTGCAGTGGGCTTGCCGTAAGGGAGATTACAGCTTATTTAAAAAATTCTCTGAATCGGCTAATGAAGAACGCATCGGTTTCTTGCGCAACCTATTCTCGTTTAATGGAACGCGTTCATCTATCTCCATTGATGAAGTGGAATCAGTTGATTCGATTGTAAAACGTTTTAAATCAGGTGCTATGTCGTTTGGATCTTTAAGTCAAGAAGCTCATGAAACATTAGCGATTGCGATGAACCGTTTAGGCGCACGCAGTAACAGTGGAGAAGGTGGCGAGCACCCTAGCCGCTACACTGTGGATGAAAATGGAGATAATCGCCGCAGTGCGATTAAACAGATTGCTTCTGGCCGTTTTGGAGTGAAAAGTCATTACCTTGTGAATGCGGATGAGCTTCAAATTAAAATGGCACAAGGTGCAAAACCCGGAGAAGGCGGTCAGCTTCCAGGAAACAAAGTATATCCATGGGTAGCAGATGTGCGTGGATCAACGCCAGGAGTAGGCTTAATTTCACCTCCTCCACACCACGATATTTACTCGATTGAAGATTTAGCACAGCTTATTCATGACTTAAAAAATATAAACCGTGATGCACGAATCAGCGTCAAACTCGTTTCAAAAGCAGGAGTAGGAACGATTGCTGCCGGAGTAGCAAAAGGAGTAGCGGACGTTATCGTTATTAGCGGCTACGACGGAGGTACGGGAGCATCTCCAAAAACAAGTATTAAACATACGGGACTACCGTGGGAACTGGGCTTAGCGGAAGCTCATCAAACGCTTATGTTAAACGGTCTTCGCGAAAAGGTAGTGCTTGAAACAGACGGTAAATTAATGACGGGTAAAGATGTAGTCATGGCAGCACTTTTAGGAGCAGAAGAGTTTGGTTTTGCTACGGCGCCTTTAATTGTTTTAGGCTGTATCATGATGCGTGCGTGTCACTTAGATACATGTCCAGTTGGAGTGGCGACGCAAAACCCAGAGCTTCGTAAAAAGTTCCTAGGAGAAGCGGATCACATCGTTAACTATATGAAATTTGTCGCACAAGAAGTACGCGAAATTATGGCTGAACTTGGATTTAAAACAGTAGATGAAATGGTTGGACGTACAGACGTATTAAGCGTTAGCGAACGTGCAAAAAATCACTGGAAGGCGCAGCACTTAGACTTAACAACTCTTTTATATCAAGCTGAAGGTGTACGTACTTTTAAAACACCTCAAAACCATAAAATTGACGAATCTCTTGATATGCAAAAAATCTTGCCAGCGGTACAGCAAGCAATCGAGCATAAGTATCAAGTCGAGTTAGAACTGCCAATTTCTAATATTAACCGTGTAGCTGGAACAATTGTAGGAAGTGAAGTTACAAAACGTTACGGTGAGAAAGGTCTGCCAGAAGATACGATTACTCTTCGATTCACTGGCTCTGCAGGACAAAGTTTTGGTGCATTTGTTCCAAAAGGAATGTCTATGTATCTAACTGGAGATGCAAATGATTATATCGGAAAAGGGTTATCAGGAGGTAAAATCATCGTTGCTCCACCTAAGGAAACAACAGCTGTGTCAGGTGAAAATGTTATCGTCGGGAACGTGGCATTTTACGGTGCAACAAGCGGTGAAGCTTATGTTAGCGGGCTAGCAGGAGAACGTTTTGCGGTTCGTAACAGCGGTGTGAACGTAGTGGTTGAAGGAATTGGCGATCATGGCTGTGAATATATGACTGGCGGACGCGTTGTCGTATTAGGTGATGTAGGTAAAAACTTCGGTGCGGGAATGTCTGGCGGTATTGCTTACGTATTTGCTGATGATCAAGAAGCATTCAAAAACCTTTGTAATAAAGACATGATTGGGTTTGAGAGCTTAAAAGGAGAAGAAGCAGAAGAAGTAAAAGAGATGATTGCAAATCACCTAAAATATACTGACAGTCATAAAGCAGCATTTGTATTAGAAAATTGGGAAGAATCGCTTTCGAAATTTGTAAAAGTGATTCCGAATGATTATAAACGCATGATGAATCGCATTGAAGAGCAAAAAGCAGCTGGGTTAACGGAAGAAGAAGCAGCTATGAGTGCATTTGAGGAAAATGCAAAACAAGAAAAGAAAGCATCGGCAAAACAACAAGAAGCGGTAGCTCAGTAA